Proteins found in one Melospiza georgiana isolate bMelGeo1 chromosome 1, bMelGeo1.pri, whole genome shotgun sequence genomic segment:
- the CMTM6 gene encoding CKLF-like MARVEL transmembrane domain-containing protein 6: MENWAAYNQTTQSEASRRLPPVFLRRFAAGSRRPGPAREHSSAYNQTTQPDASRYLPTIFFRRFPAGSRRPGSAREHSSAYKRTTQPEAKTPCPPLFCFRFFPAGSRRRGPAMISAVYNATTEPEAKSPRRLPLGCTLRHLRGWRLPVKVFQTIFSLVAVVCEELVQECYNCSPLYYFEFASCSAFLLSLLFLYVYCTDLYESLGEDKVRKLNFLTVLLIVAIFLSASILLSANCNEPEEYAACVFGFFATSVFVAELVIEICLIIKRKRNVKKHPEKPPNAPSATENQPLNKKR, encoded by the exons ATGGAGAACTGGGCCGCCTACAACCAGACCACGCAATCGGAGGCGTCCCGCCGCCTGCCGCCCGTTTTCTTGAGGCGTTTTGCAGCCGGCAGccggcggcccggcccggccagGGAGCACAGCTCCGCCTACAACCAAACCACACAACCGGACGCGTCTCGCTACCTCCCGACCATTTTCTTCAGGCGTTTTCCAGCTGGGAGCCGACGGCCCGGCTCGGCTAGGGAGCACAGTTCCGCCTACAAGCGGACCACGCAACCGGAGGCGAAGACACCCTGCCCGCCTCTCTTTTGCTTTCGGTTTTTTCCAGCTGGGAGCCGGCGCCGCGGCCCGGCCATGATCAGCGCAGTCTACAACGCGACCACGGAACCCGAGGCGAAGAGTCCCCGCCGCCTCCCCTTGGGCTGCACCCTGCGGCACCTGCGGGGATGGCGGCTGCCAGTCAAGGTGTTCCAGACG ATTTTCTCTTTAGTGGCTGTTGTTTGTGAAGAACTTGTGCAAGAATGCTACAACTGTAGTCCACTTTACTACTTTGAATTTGCAAGCTGCAGTGCCTTCCTTTTGAGCCTCCTGTTTCTGTATGTGTATTGCACTGATTTGTATGAGTCACTGGGGGAAGATAAAGTGCGGAAACTG AATTTTTTGACTGTGCTGCTCATAGTTGCCATTTTTCTGTCAGCATCAATACTGCTTTCTGCAAACTGCAATGAGCCTGAAGAATATGCTGCATGT GTATTTGGATTTTTTGCAACTTCTGTATTTGTAGCTGAACTTGTCATAGAGATCTGTCTCATAATAAAACGAAAACGGAATGTCAAGAAACACCCTGAGAAGCCTCCTAACGCTCCGAGTGCCACAGAAAATCAGCCATTGAATAAAAAAAGATAA